The following proteins are co-located in the Halocatena salina genome:
- a CDS encoding PKD domain-containing protein, whose translation MTTNDTPTSESNADHRSETTDSRPDTVSTTLRRRSVLQALGTGVALGLFGVGSTSGAPASVGDGVNLQPSYFCDGDQNLGWGLMDQYPDIQTVRIEIEPFSFNEVATTREDAKRWIDEAGSHGYEVIATYHHYPDNGAADAQALQAAADWWVEQYDYLSQDTSFTINMMNEWGDHTVTASQYASAYNDAISTVRDGTGYAGPIVCDAPGWGQETHRLADAVSQIDDDDLILSVHVYPSGWNQEVNEALQPAHLDVVDETGYPCMIGEFGNWAANPSGADWSAIVDHAKSLGWPVIGWTWNGDGSDDPMNMASPYWGDDCGATSYSASSYFDVVYDKLGSGGGGDDTTAPSSPSSLSVTGTTNSSVSLAWESASDTGGSGLDQYAITVDGSRDHTVSAGTTETTVSGLTAGTSYEVGVSALDGAGNQSEPVTVSATTTDDDGSDAVLAEIDPSTTTASVGERITFQVTDTSGSDQWITALDWAFGDGTTATGWWNEHAYDAAGTYTVALTATDNEGDTTTHEVTITVS comes from the coding sequence ATGACAACGAACGATACACCAACCTCGGAATCGAACGCCGATCACCGATCCGAAACGACTGACTCTCGACCCGACACCGTCTCGACGACGCTCCGACGCCGAAGCGTTCTCCAGGCACTAGGTACCGGTGTGGCGCTCGGGCTGTTCGGTGTCGGCTCAACGAGCGGCGCACCGGCTAGCGTTGGCGACGGCGTGAATCTCCAACCGTCATATTTCTGTGATGGCGATCAGAATCTGGGTTGGGGACTGATGGATCAGTATCCGGACATCCAGACAGTGCGAATCGAGATCGAGCCGTTCTCCTTCAACGAGGTCGCAACGACGAGAGAGGACGCAAAGCGCTGGATCGACGAGGCTGGGAGTCACGGTTATGAGGTGATCGCTACTTACCACCACTATCCAGACAACGGTGCGGCCGACGCACAAGCGCTACAGGCTGCGGCTGACTGGTGGGTGGAACAGTACGACTATCTCTCTCAAGATACGTCGTTTACGATCAACATGATGAACGAGTGGGGTGATCACACCGTCACCGCAAGCCAGTACGCATCGGCGTACAACGACGCGATCAGTACGGTGCGCGACGGAACCGGTTACGCCGGTCCCATCGTCTGTGATGCACCCGGCTGGGGACAGGAAACCCACCGCCTTGCCGATGCTGTCTCACAGATCGACGACGACGATCTCATCCTTTCAGTACACGTGTACCCGAGTGGGTGGAATCAGGAGGTGAACGAGGCGCTCCAGCCCGCTCACCTAGATGTCGTTGACGAGACCGGCTACCCCTGTATGATCGGGGAGTTCGGGAACTGGGCAGCGAACCCGAGCGGGGCCGACTGGTCGGCGATCGTCGATCACGCCAAATCGTTGGGCTGGCCCGTCATCGGATGGACGTGGAACGGCGACGGCTCGGACGATCCGATGAACATGGCTTCCCCGTATTGGGGCGATGACTGCGGTGCCACATCCTACTCGGCGTCGTCGTACTTCGACGTCGTGTACGACAAACTCGGTAGCGGTGGGGGTGGTGATGACACGACAGCACCCAGTTCGCCGTCAAGCCTGTCGGTGACCGGGACGACGAACTCCTCAGTGTCGCTTGCGTGGGAGAGCGCTTCGGACACCGGTGGCTCCGGGCTGGATCAGTACGCCATCACGGTCGACGGCAGCCGTGATCACACCGTCTCGGCAGGCACGACCGAGACGACGGTGTCGGGACTGACGGCCGGAACGAGCTACGAGGTTGGCGTGTCGGCACTCGACGGTGCGGGCAATCAGTCCGAGCCGGTGACCGTCTCGGCGACGACTACGGATGACGATGGATCGGATGCCGTACTCGCGGAGATCGATCCGAGCACGACGACAGCGTCGGTCGGCGAACGGATCACGTTCCAAGTGACGGACACCTCGGGCAGCGACCAGTGGATCACGGCGTTAGACTGGGCGTTCGGCGATGGGACCACTGCCACTGGCTGGTGGAACGAACACGCCTACGATGCGGCCGGCACCTACACCGTCGCGTTGACAGCCACCGACAACGAGGGAGATACGACGACTCACGAAGTCACCATTACCGTCTCTTGA
- a CDS encoding endo-1,4-beta-xylanase, whose product MADTWSNAREPNTQDTTMTDRHDPRNETVPGSAPGRSANEADPSESSENGPFWTFGRRDYLRALGGLGLASALGGASAVAGEPADTTKTVEKRIEEHRTTALEVIVENPDGTPVSDVQVSVEMQEHEFGFGAAASADTLIEQTNPGDNYRTYLAELFNIAWLGNHHKWRFWENNQQLADQATQWLLDHGLDVRGHTCLWGREDVYAIPDDILTAIDNRDAQTIRDRSMQHIEDIIVHYGEDVIEWDIVNEAMHAYRLQLGVYGDRIDTDEPWTGEVVPWTSDLLADWYSHAASVIEDNDLDVGIAVNDFNQFAYDYVDGRYETQIEFLNDNAAQIDSVGLQGHIAARSGENDTDTDPDGRISADAVVSEINQWADHGARVKITEFDMYNGDDWNGDQERAEVMDNYLRGAFSHPAVDAFIIGGFWDANHWRDEAPLFYEDWSPKPAYEVWTELVFGEWWTSESATTDDSGTYATSAFLGEHEITVTTDSDSTTTNVSLTDPSGTATVTVTVDGSGTDDETAPTPPSNLSVTETTSSSATVGWDASSDTGGSGLDQYVVLVDGSRDQTVPAGITQTTVAGLSAGTSYEVGVSALDGAGNQSEPVTVSATTAENGGSDDLLAEIDPNTTTASVGERITFQVTDTSGSDQWITALDWAFGDGTSATGWWNEHAYDAAGTYTVALTATDNEGDTTTHEITVTVS is encoded by the coding sequence GTGGCTGACACATGGAGCAACGCACGCGAACCGAACACACAGGACACGACAATGACCGACCGACACGACCCACGAAACGAGACCGTTCCAGGATCGGCCCCCGGTCGATCCGCGAACGAGGCAGATCCATCTGAATCATCGGAAAACGGACCGTTCTGGACGTTCGGCCGTCGGGATTATCTGCGCGCGCTGGGCGGGCTGGGACTGGCCAGTGCGCTTGGCGGTGCCTCCGCTGTGGCAGGTGAGCCAGCCGACACCACGAAGACGGTCGAGAAGCGCATCGAGGAGCACCGTACGACGGCTCTGGAAGTCATCGTCGAGAATCCCGACGGCACCCCGGTTTCGGATGTGCAGGTCTCCGTAGAGATGCAAGAGCACGAGTTCGGGTTCGGAGCGGCTGCCAGCGCCGACACGCTCATCGAACAAACGAATCCCGGCGACAACTACCGTACCTACCTCGCCGAGCTGTTCAATATCGCGTGGTTGGGAAACCACCACAAGTGGCGTTTCTGGGAGAACAACCAGCAACTGGCCGATCAGGCCACCCAGTGGTTGCTCGATCACGGTCTGGACGTGCGCGGGCACACGTGCCTCTGGGGACGGGAAGACGTGTACGCGATCCCGGACGATATTCTGACGGCCATCGATAACCGGGACGCCCAGACGATCCGCGACCGCTCGATGCAACACATCGAGGACATTATCGTCCACTACGGCGAGGATGTTATCGAATGGGACATTGTCAACGAGGCGATGCACGCATACCGACTCCAGCTTGGCGTGTACGGTGACCGAATTGACACGGACGAACCGTGGACCGGCGAGGTCGTTCCTTGGACGTCCGACCTGCTGGCCGACTGGTACAGCCACGCTGCCTCGGTGATCGAAGATAACGATCTCGATGTCGGCATCGCGGTCAACGACTTCAACCAGTTCGCGTACGACTACGTGGACGGTCGCTACGAGACCCAGATCGAGTTTCTCAATGACAACGCGGCGCAGATCGATTCCGTCGGACTGCAGGGCCACATCGCCGCCCGGTCGGGTGAGAATGACACTGACACCGATCCCGATGGGCGGATCAGCGCTGACGCGGTCGTCAGCGAGATCAACCAGTGGGCCGACCACGGCGCACGCGTGAAGATCACAGAGTTCGACATGTACAACGGCGACGACTGGAACGGCGACCAGGAACGCGCGGAGGTGATGGATAACTACCTCCGGGGGGCGTTCAGCCATCCCGCTGTCGACGCGTTCATCATAGGCGGCTTCTGGGATGCTAACCACTGGAGGGACGAAGCACCGCTGTTCTACGAAGATTGGTCGCCCAAGCCTGCCTACGAGGTGTGGACGGAGCTGGTGTTCGGGGAATGGTGGACCAGCGAGAGCGCCACCACCGACGACAGTGGTACCTACGCCACGTCGGCGTTTCTCGGCGAGCACGAGATCACGGTCACGACCGATTCGGACTCGACGACTACGAACGTCTCGCTGACCGACCCGTCCGGCACGGCCACCGTCACGGTGACTGTCGACGGCAGCGGCACCGACGACGAGACGGCACCGACACCCCCTTCCAACCTCTCGGTGACCGAGACGACGAGCTCGTCGGCAACCGTTGGTTGGGACGCCTCCTCGGACACCGGTGGGTCGGGATTGGATCAGTATGTCGTCCTCGTCGACGGTTCTCGGGATCAGACTGTCCCTGCTGGGATCACCCAGACGACGGTGGCGGGGCTATCGGCCGGAACGAGCTACGAGGTTGGCGTGTCGGCACTCGACGGTGCAGGCAACCAGTCCGAGCCGGTGACCGTGTCGGCGACGACCGCCGAGAACGGTGGCTCTGACGACCTGCTGGCGGAGATCGATCCGAACACGACGACGGCGTCGGTCGGCGAACGGATCACGTTCCAAGTGACGGACACCTCGGGCAGCGACCAGTGGATCACGGCGTTAGACTGGGCGTTCGGTGACGGCACGAGCGCGACTGGCTGGTGGAACGAACACGCCTACGATGCGGCCGGCACCTACACTGTCGCACTGACGGCCACCGACAACGAAGGGGATACGACGACTCACGAGATCACTGTCACCGTCTCCTGA
- a CDS encoding cellulase family glycosylhydrolase, producing MTDTNQPDEGVSSNNDGYRSGLTPFSRRMFLQATGAGVVGLTLGNGVGTGAAAPGRLHTEGRWIRDADGNDVRLQGMAPADPGFYRRFHPKTFEEVLEWTTDESRGWHPNVVRLPFTKDSVDHFGLDTYVTEIMRPAVDLLATQGVYALVDYHLIRPYTQAATDEYNDENDENLDPINDVMESFWDRVAPEFATDEHVIFELFNEPTQPAMYGDDPGAWQAWREAAQPWVDLIRQHAAETPIIIGSPRWTSVTHMAPEYPFEGENLIYAGHIYPDNGAPSEFDQYYGQPATDVPVVITEFGWDPAGGSVDQGTTSGWGEPFRNWVEGYGNMGWVSWCFDDSWAPTFFDSPDAGANEPWTLKDDPEQMGGYIKTWLAGTESDDTAAPTAPSNLSVTGTTNSSVSFAWDAATDTGGSGLSHYVIAVGGSRDHTVSADTTSTTITDLTADTEYEIGVAALDGAGNESATTTVVATTAENGGSDDLLAEIDPNTTTASVGERITFQVTDTSGSDQWITALDWAFGDGTSATGWWNEHAYDAAGNYTVALTATDNEGDTTTHEITVTVS from the coding sequence ATGACTGATACAAACCAACCTGACGAAGGCGTATCGAGCAATAACGACGGTTACCGCAGCGGACTGACGCCGTTTTCCCGGCGTATGTTCCTGCAAGCCACTGGCGCTGGTGTCGTTGGACTCACACTCGGAAACGGAGTCGGAACGGGGGCTGCGGCTCCCGGTCGACTCCACACCGAGGGCCGATGGATCCGCGACGCCGATGGCAACGATGTCCGCCTCCAAGGGATGGCCCCCGCAGATCCGGGTTTTTACCGGCGGTTTCATCCCAAGACGTTCGAGGAGGTGCTCGAATGGACGACCGACGAAAGCCGTGGATGGCATCCGAACGTCGTTCGTCTCCCGTTCACGAAGGATTCGGTCGATCACTTCGGTTTGGATACCTATGTGACTGAGATCATGCGCCCGGCAGTTGATCTCCTCGCAACACAGGGCGTTTACGCTCTGGTCGACTACCATCTCATTCGGCCGTACACACAGGCAGCGACCGATGAGTACAACGACGAAAACGACGAGAATCTCGATCCGATCAACGACGTGATGGAGTCGTTTTGGGACCGAGTTGCGCCCGAATTCGCTACTGACGAGCATGTCATTTTCGAACTGTTCAACGAACCAACGCAGCCGGCGATGTACGGCGACGATCCCGGTGCGTGGCAGGCGTGGCGCGAGGCAGCCCAACCGTGGGTCGACCTCATTCGACAACACGCCGCAGAAACACCGATCATCATCGGTTCTCCGCGGTGGACGTCCGTCACTCACATGGCTCCGGAGTATCCCTTCGAAGGGGAGAACCTGATTTATGCGGGCCACATCTATCCGGACAACGGCGCTCCCTCGGAGTTCGACCAGTACTACGGCCAACCCGCTACTGACGTTCCTGTCGTCATCACCGAGTTCGGCTGGGATCCAGCTGGCGGGAGCGTCGACCAAGGTACCACTTCCGGTTGGGGTGAACCGTTCCGCAACTGGGTCGAAGGCTACGGGAACATGGGCTGGGTCTCGTGGTGTTTCGACGACTCGTGGGCACCGACGTTCTTCGACTCTCCCGATGCGGGTGCCAACGAACCATGGACGCTCAAGGACGATCCCGAACAGATGGGTGGATACATCAAAACGTGGCTTGCAGGAACGGAAAGCGACGATACGGCTGCCCCGACAGCTCCCTCCAATCTGTCAGTTACCGGGACGACGAACTCCTCGGTGTCGTTTGCGTGGGACGCTGCTACCGATACCGGTGGCTCGGGCCTAAGTCACTACGTCATCGCTGTCGGCGGCAGCCGTGATCACACCGTTTCGGCGGATACGACGAGCACGACGATCACGGATCTCACTGCTGACACCGAGTATGAGATCGGCGTGGCGGCCCTCGACGGTGCGGGTAACGAATCGGCGACGACCACTGTTGTGGCGACGACTGCCGAGAACGGTGGCTCGGACGACCTGCTGGCGGAGATCGATCCGAACACGACGACGGCGTCGGTCGGCGAACGGATCACGTTCCAAGTGACGGACACCTCGGGCAGCGACCAGTGGATCACGGCGTTAGACTGGGCGTTCGGTGACGGCACGAGCGCGACTGGCTGGTGGAACGAACACGCCTACGATGCGGCCGGCAACTACACCGTCGCGTTGACGGCCACCGACAACGAAGGGGATACGACGACTCACGAGATCACCGTCACCGTCTCCTGA
- a CDS encoding MFS transporter, which yields MSDRSLLARYYVYRATMSVGFITPIFTLFLLRSLTYTQFAVLSSLYSVLAVVSEVPTGYVGDRLGRRASLLLSVVFTVGSVGGFVVVNGFVPYAFLYALWALALTFRSGSIDAWLYDILDERLDADRFSDVRGRGDAIQNWTAAVTMVVGGLLYGIEPTYPFVAAAVFNSAGFVALLSLPKNSQYVEGETGPDRLGLRAVFAIVRDHLVRPPLRSLVVYIGLFYAVIGVAQGYVQPMAIETLAPTVAAFGVQLPVDSGMARAGEAGPALAFGLGVLYAGLRMVSSVGSYYAGRIEDRLGVRRAVLLASTIPTAALLVPPWIGLFALPTFAAMSSGRPLVEPIANGYINDHSQAVGRATLLSVVSMVYMTLRTPLALGTGVVADATTATTAVATLGGLFLTIGGTVWLVGSVAPTSRPTAESGPTG from the coding sequence ATGTCTGACCGGTCGCTTCTGGCACGGTACTACGTGTACCGTGCCACGATGTCGGTCGGTTTCATCACGCCGATATTCACGCTGTTTCTGTTACGATCGCTGACGTACACGCAGTTTGCGGTGCTGTCGTCGCTGTACTCGGTGTTGGCGGTCGTCAGCGAGGTACCGACGGGCTATGTGGGTGATCGGTTGGGTCGGCGAGCGAGTTTGCTGCTCAGCGTGGTGTTCACCGTCGGCTCGGTAGGTGGGTTCGTGGTCGTGAACGGTTTCGTTCCGTACGCCTTCTTGTACGCGCTGTGGGCGCTGGCGCTGACGTTTCGATCGGGCAGCATCGACGCGTGGCTGTACGATATTCTCGACGAGCGACTCGACGCCGATCGGTTCAGCGATGTCCGTGGCCGGGGGGACGCGATACAGAACTGGACCGCGGCGGTGACGATGGTTGTGGGTGGTCTGCTGTACGGAATCGAGCCGACGTATCCGTTCGTCGCTGCCGCCGTGTTTAACAGCGCAGGATTCGTCGCGTTGCTTTCTCTCCCGAAGAACAGCCAGTACGTCGAGGGTGAGACGGGTCCGGATCGACTGGGACTACGAGCTGTGTTCGCCATCGTTCGTGATCACCTCGTTCGTCCCCCGCTGCGGTCGCTGGTCGTGTACATCGGGTTGTTTTACGCCGTTATCGGTGTGGCTCAAGGCTACGTCCAACCGATGGCGATCGAGACGCTGGCTCCCACCGTCGCGGCGTTTGGTGTCCAGCTTCCCGTAGACAGCGGGATGGCGCGTGCCGGGGAGGCGGGACCAGCGCTGGCGTTCGGACTCGGGGTACTGTACGCCGGTCTCAGGATGGTCTCATCGGTCGGTAGCTACTACGCCGGACGGATCGAGGACCGACTCGGTGTTCGTCGGGCCGTGTTGCTCGCGTCGACGATCCCGACTGCTGCTCTCCTCGTCCCTCCTTGGATCGGACTGTTCGCGCTACCTACGTTCGCGGCGATGTCGAGCGGGCGGCCGCTGGTCGAACCCATCGCCAACGGCTACATCAACGACCACTCCCAGGCGGTCGGTCGGGCGACGCTGCTCTCGGTGGTGTCGATGGTGTACATGACGCTGCGCACCCCGCTGGCACTCGGGACCGGAGTGGTGGCCGATGCGACCACGGCGACCACCGCGGTCGCTACACTCGGTGGCCTTTTTCTCACGATCGGTGGAACCGTGTGGCTGGTCGGCTCCGTCGCGCCGACATCCCGACCGACGGCTGAATCCGGTCCGACTGGCTGA
- a CDS encoding malectin domain-containing carbohydrate-binding protein, with the protein MSPPPNRGSRSRDRNRKRKRKRDRNRDQDTSNWQQWLLFGVGGIFLIGTIVVIAGTGIPFGGDSEGTPTPTPTPNDGTSPVMTTATPTPTPTPTATPTPTPTPTDSVEYRINVGGQRLEASDGPDWIADSPESPATYLNHEASDTAVSNTSDPITVEDNVSESVPPEMFKTNRFEQGGSLFNPSEEMTWAFPIDPDREYEVRIYVMEEFLTDGEPQRSEEAAYTEAGPRSFDVSVENETVLKGYNPFLEHGHDVGGVNAFQTTSEDGTLTIQFHRGEENPIVSGIEIVDKGPSDTDDD; encoded by the coding sequence GTGTCTCCTCCCCCAAACCGTGGTTCTCGATCCCGTGATCGGAATCGGAAACGAAAGCGGAAACGCGATCGAAATCGAGATCAAGATACGAGCAACTGGCAACAGTGGCTGTTGTTCGGCGTCGGAGGGATCTTCCTGATCGGAACGATCGTCGTCATCGCAGGAACAGGAATCCCGTTCGGCGGTGACTCGGAGGGAACTCCGACACCGACACCGACACCGAACGATGGAACGTCACCGGTGATGACGACAGCTACCCCGACACCGACACCCACCCCGACAGCGACGCCAACGCCGACGCCTACTCCAACCGACAGCGTCGAATACCGTATCAACGTCGGTGGGCAGCGTCTCGAAGCTTCCGACGGTCCGGATTGGATCGCCGACAGTCCGGAATCCCCAGCGACGTATTTAAACCATGAAGCGTCAGATACGGCCGTCAGTAACACTTCCGATCCGATCACCGTCGAAGACAACGTGTCCGAGTCGGTGCCTCCGGAGATGTTCAAAACGAACCGCTTCGAACAAGGAGGGAGTCTCTTTAACCCGTCCGAAGAGATGACCTGGGCGTTCCCCATCGATCCAGACCGCGAGTATGAAGTCCGTATCTACGTCATGGAAGAGTTCCTCACCGACGGAGAACCACAACGCTCGGAGGAAGCGGCCTACACCGAAGCCGGACCGCGGTCGTTCGATGTTAGCGTCGAGAACGAAACCGTCCTCAAGGGGTACAACCCGTTCCTCGAACACGGTCACGATGTGGGCGGCGTCAATGCTTTCCAGACGACCTCGGAGGACGGCACGCTAACGATCCAGTTCCACCGCGGAGAGGAGAATCCCATCGTCTCCGGCATCGAGATCGTGGATAAAGGACCGAGCGATACAGATGACGATTGA
- a CDS encoding GNAT family N-acetyltransferase has protein sequence MQARQTPAFETPDHRRIYEYVEQQGTVAPREAAEALEMDPEQFHHELAVLKRDGYLEEQDDTIRVALEAGTAEEYTSNGVGFTIRPARQEDLAGIVGVIRKITSEKTYLVAETVAQQVDFEGVLIRHNDVETRMFFVATVADDVIGWAHLEAPELEKLSHAAKLTVGVLDEYRRHGIGGHLLHRSLEWAGSHGYQRVYNSIPATNQEAARFLEDHGFETEAIRKEQYMIDGEFTAELMMARSL, from the coding sequence ATGCAAGCCCGTCAAACACCTGCGTTCGAAACACCGGACCACCGACGGATCTATGAATACGTCGAACAGCAGGGGACCGTCGCGCCCCGCGAGGCGGCAGAGGCGCTCGAGATGGATCCCGAGCAGTTCCATCACGAGTTGGCGGTGCTCAAGCGTGATGGATATCTCGAAGAGCAGGACGACACGATACGAGTAGCTCTTGAAGCCGGTACTGCGGAGGAATACACCAGTAACGGCGTCGGGTTCACGATCCGTCCGGCGCGGCAAGAAGATCTGGCTGGAATCGTCGGTGTAATACGAAAGATAACGAGCGAAAAGACGTATCTCGTGGCCGAAACCGTCGCTCAACAGGTCGATTTCGAGGGCGTTCTCATCCGTCACAACGACGTGGAGACACGGATGTTCTTCGTCGCTACCGTGGCGGACGACGTGATCGGGTGGGCACACCTCGAAGCCCCCGAGCTTGAAAAGCTCAGTCACGCTGCAAAACTGACCGTCGGAGTTCTCGATGAGTACCGCCGACACGGGATCGGGGGACACCTGCTCCACCGGAGCCTCGAATGGGCGGGCAGCCACGGCTACCAGCGGGTGTACAACTCCATCCCAGCCACGAACCAAGAAGCTGCTCGCTTTCTCGAAGACCACGGTTTCGAAACTGAAGCCATCCGGAAAGAACAGTATATGATCGACGGAGAGTTTACTGCCGAGCTGATGATGGCACGGTCCTTGTAG
- a CDS encoding DUF4129 domain-containing protein → MDRSFAAFVFVALFAITVFAVAASSLDSAAIESGFGIDGGPVSSDSEGRLESSELRADGSDGTGSGGFFDTTFAVDPTDGRSGGLSPLVVVGLMIGVSVGGLALVLWVAGAPRVQTESTPASPGNDPEPPDDTSIVAPTNEVYRAWWELVRQLDVTQHRSLSPAELASVAVDEGIDPELVADLTALFRSVRYGDTSITDKIEQRAETARDRLRGEGVRVES, encoded by the coding sequence ATGGATCGGTCCTTTGCTGCGTTCGTCTTCGTTGCTCTGTTCGCTATCACGGTGTTCGCTGTCGCTGCCTCATCTCTTGACTCTGCGGCGATCGAAAGCGGCTTCGGGATCGACGGAGGGCCCGTTTCCAGCGATTCCGAAGGCCGTTTGGAATCGAGCGAACTGCGGGCGGACGGTTCGGATGGAACCGGTAGCGGTGGGTTCTTCGATACGACGTTTGCGGTAGATCCTACTGACGGTAGGTCCGGCGGTCTGTCTCCGTTGGTAGTCGTGGGGCTCATGATCGGCGTCTCAGTCGGAGGTCTCGCGCTCGTTCTCTGGGTGGCGGGCGCTCCGCGTGTTCAGACCGAATCGACGCCCGCTTCACCCGGCAATGATCCGGAACCACCGGACGATACTTCGATCGTCGCTCCGACTAACGAAGTGTATCGAGCGTGGTGGGAACTGGTCCGACAGCTCGATGTGACACAGCATCGATCCCTGTCTCCGGCCGAGCTTGCGTCCGTAGCTGTCGACGAAGGAATCGATCCGGAGTTGGTTGCTGACCTCACGGCTCTGTTCAGATCGGTTCGATACGGTGACACCTCAATTACTGATAAAATCGAACAGCGGGCGGAGACCGCGCGCGACCGGCTTCGTGGTGAGGGGGTTCGTGTCGAGTCATGA
- a CDS encoding DUF58 domain-containing protein, with the protein MSLRSATLGFGVVLGAIGLVLVFVPSVSVAVRVPSVVVASIALLALVVAFHLVRVRFRNERRSLAFPAPENHTHPIAGEATDRRIRALSMNAHRGDDGSSTAYAALRTRMKRLVRLGRSSFDEQARLSDGTNDHRAAAVLTEEPLARLSVREHVHCLWTGESPVQHRARRAITALVRRLDTAVPTARDEEVTVQSLPEPRQPMAHEEKLRFPEADETITRRTDRWRGISALALAVGAGGMLLRQPALLLAGGIGVCLAAYSRAASPPSVSLAIKRTVEETEAGVRVTVTVRNVGDVLLPDCSVIDGVPSGLVVTAGSPRQGTALRPDAETTFSYTLTVVPGKHSFTPPSVIARDSSASVERLTRVEPSGDSTITCAPQLEPLETSPLRTQTTRFDGRRASSTPGHGIEFYGLRAYRSGDPRSRIDWNRLAKTGELSTLQFRTRRRTAVVIVIDARKAAYLAPDANGRCAVDRSVTAAGRLFSTLLDANVSVGITALSAHPQACWLAPNRGPVHRRRGRQLLTSHPALAAVNDQQERPTVEQLCHRLPTAAQVVVLTPLCDDAISASIQQLEALGHPVTVISPDPTTVTSPGRQLVHAERALRSTRLRSAGIPVLDWQYDDESLSTAIDRLERRRSAGATAGGSS; encoded by the coding sequence ATGAGCCTTCGGTCCGCCACACTCGGATTCGGCGTCGTTCTGGGAGCTATCGGATTGGTGCTCGTTTTCGTTCCGAGCGTCTCCGTCGCTGTTCGCGTTCCGTCGGTCGTCGTAGCCAGCATCGCACTCCTCGCGCTCGTTGTGGCTTTTCATCTCGTACGCGTTCGATTCCGAAATGAACGCCGATCGCTCGCATTCCCTGCACCGGAAAACCACACGCACCCCATCGCTGGGGAGGCGACCGACCGACGGATCCGTGCCCTCTCGATGAACGCTCACCGTGGGGATGACGGCTCCTCTACGGCTTATGCGGCTCTTCGGACACGGATGAAGCGCCTCGTGCGCTTGGGACGGTCCTCGTTCGACGAACAGGCAAGACTGTCGGACGGAACGAACGATCACCGGGCAGCGGCTGTTCTCACTGAGGAACCCCTTGCTCGGCTCTCGGTGCGAGAACACGTTCACTGTTTGTGGACCGGCGAATCGCCCGTCCAACACCGGGCACGACGTGCTATCACTGCGCTCGTTCGACGACTCGATACCGCTGTGCCGACAGCTCGGGACGAGGAAGTGACTGTCCAATCTCTTCCCGAACCGAGACAGCCCATGGCCCACGAAGAAAAACTGCGTTTTCCCGAGGCAGACGAGACGATCACCCGCCGAACGGATCGGTGGCGAGGGATCAGTGCGTTGGCACTGGCCGTCGGTGCGGGTGGGATGTTGTTGCGCCAACCAGCCCTTTTGCTCGCTGGCGGGATCGGTGTCTGTCTAGCCGCGTACAGTCGAGCGGCATCTCCGCCGTCGGTTTCCCTCGCCATCAAGCGGACGGTCGAGGAGACTGAAGCTGGCGTTCGGGTCACCGTGACGGTTCGGAACGTTGGCGACGTGCTCCTTCCCGATTGCTCCGTGATCGACGGCGTTCCATCGGGGCTCGTCGTTACGGCTGGCTCTCCTCGGCAGGGCACCGCTCTTCGACCGGACGCGGAAACGACGTTTTCGTACACGCTCACTGTTGTCCCGGGTAAACATTCGTTTACACCGCCGTCCGTGATCGCACGTGACAGCAGCGCAAGCGTCGAACGGCTCACTCGTGTCGAACCGTCTGGCGACTCGACCATCACCTGTGCCCCGCAACTCGAACCGCTCGAAACGTCACCGCTTCGAACGCAGACCACGCGGTTCGACGGGCGGAGAGCGAGCAGTACTCCGGGACACGGTATCGAATTCTACGGGCTACGTGCGTACCGATCAGGAGATCCCCGCTCACGAATCGACTGGAATCGACTCGCAAAAACGGGTGAGCTATCGACGCTTCAGTTCCGTACCCGACGCAGGACGGCCGTGGTGATCGTGATCGACGCCCGCAAGGCGGCGTATCTGGCCCCCGACGCGAACGGACGGTGTGCCGTCGATCGGAGCGTGACGGCAGCCGGTCGGCTCTTCTCGACGCTTCTCGATGCGAACGTCAGTGTGGGCATCACTGCATTGTCGGCGCATCCACAGGCGTGCTGGCTCGCTCCGAATCGTGGTCCGGTTCACCGGCGACGGGGACGACAGTTGCTCACGAGTCATCCAGCACTCGCTGCTGTGAACGATCAGCAAGAACGGCCTACAGTCGAACAGCTGTGTCACCGACTCCCTACTGCTGCCCAAGTCGTCGTCTTGACGCCGTTGTGTGACGATGCGATTTCGGCGTCGATCCAGCAACTTGAGGCGCTCGGCCATCCTGTGACGGTGATCAGCCCCGATCCAACGACGGTAACGTCGCCGGGACGCCAGCTCGTGCACGCTGAACGAGCGCTTCGCAGCACTCGTCTTCGATCGGCGGGAATTCCGGTTCTCGACTGGCAGTATGACGATGAATCCCTGTCGACAGCGATCGATCGGTTGGAACGGCGGCGATCTGCCGGTGCTACCGCGGGGGGATCGTCGTGA